In the Oncorhynchus gorbuscha isolate QuinsamMale2020 ecotype Even-year linkage group LG05, OgorEven_v1.0, whole genome shotgun sequence genome, one interval contains:
- the LOC124035974 gene encoding cysteine dioxygenase type 1-like translates to MEQTEVMKPETLDDLIKVLHKIFESDNINVEEVQNIMEAYDSNPQEWMKFAKFDQFRYTRNLVDEGNGKFNLMILCWGEGHGSSIHDHTDSHCFMKLLQGQLKETLFEWPDKKTCNMVQKSQRILQTNQCAYINDSFGLHRVENASHTECSASLHLYSPPFKTCQTFDQRTGHKNTVKMTFWSKFGERTPFETTVSQENN, encoded by the exons ATGGAGCAAACCGAAGTGATGAAACCAGAAACTCTTGATGATCTGATCAAAGTTTTGCATAAAATCTTTGAAAGTGACAATATCAATGTGGAGGAGGTGCAAAATATAATGGAAGCATATGACAGCAATCCACAGGAATGGATGAAATTTGCGAAATTCGACCAGTTCAG GTACACAAGGAACCTGGTGGATGAAGGGAATGGAAAGTTCAACCTCATGATACTGTGTTGGGGAGAGGGTCACGGAAG CAGTATCCATGACCACACAGACTCCCACTGTTTCATGAAGTTGCTGCAAGGCCAGCTGAAGGAGACGCTTTTTGAATGGCCCGATAAAAAAACATGCAACATGGTTCAGAAATCTCAGAGAATCCTGCAAACAAACCAGTGTGCCTACATCAATG ATTCCTTTGGGCTGCACAGAGTAGAGAATGCCAGTCACACAGAATGTTCGGCCAGTTTGCACCTGTACAGTCCCCCCTTCAAGACCTGCCAGACCTTTGACCAGCGGACTGGACACAAGAACACTGTCAAGATGACGTTCTGGAGCAAATTTGGAGAGAGGACTCCATTT GAAACCACAGTCTCACAAGAAAATAACTAA